The Aquincola tertiaricarbonis genomic sequence GATGGTCTGGCCCTTGCGGTAGCCGGGCGGGAACACCGCGCTCACCATCACCGTGGCCACGTTCTTGGACTTGGCGTCCACCTTCTCGGGCAGCTTGACGCCGAACTGCTTGAGCAGGTTGGTCATCGACTGGCCGGTGGCCTTGGACTGCGTGCTGTCGCCACTGCCGTTGAGGCCGACCACCAGGCCGTAGCCGATCAGCTGGTTGTCGCGCACGCCTTCCACGCTGACCAGGTTGCGCAGCGTGCGCAGGTTCTTGGCGGGCACCGCCTCGGCGGCGGCGCTGCGCGGCGGGTTGGCGGCCAGCGTGGCCAGCGGGGCGGCCAGGGCACCCAGCAGCAGCAAGGTGACAGTGCGCGGGAAGGTCATGACGTCGGCCTTCAGAAGGGCATCCAGGGGCTGGTGAAGAAGCGGGTCAGCCAGCCGGGGTTGTTGGAATCGGCCAGCGTGCCGCGGCCCGAATAGGCGATGCGGGCATTGGCGATGCGTTGCGAAGAGACACGGTTGTCGGTGTCGATGTCGGCGCTGCGCACGTAACCGGCCAGGCGCACGAACTCTTCGCCCTGGTTCAGGTACAGGCTCTTCTCGCCGGACACCCGCAGCAGGCCGCCGGGCATCACCTCGTGCACGATGACGGTGATGGCGCCCTGCAGCGTGTTCTGCTGGCTGCTGGTGGCCGAGCCGTTGAAGTCGCGCGAGCCGCCCGCAGCCACGTTGGCATTGATGGTGCTGGTGCCTATCACCGGGGCGCGGAGGGCGATGTTGCTTTCCTTGCCGAACTTGGTGTCGGCCGACTTGCTGGACTGCGTGGTCTCGTTGAGCACCACGGTCAGCACGTCGCCGGGGCGGAAGGCCCGGCTGTCGGAGTGCAGGCTCCAGGTGGCATCGGGCGTGAACACGCCGCCAGCCTGGCCGCGGCGCGACACCGGCTGCATCACCGGCAGCGGCTTTTCTTCGGCCAGCACCGGCGCCTGCTGCGGCTCGATGTGCGCGCAGCCCGAGGCGGCCAGCAGGGCCGTGGCGGCCAGCAGCAGGCCGGCCGCATGGCGGCGGTGCTGCGTGCTCATCGGGCCGCCTGCGCCAGGTACTGCAGCATGTTGTCGGCTGCGGAGAGCACCTTGGTGTTCATCTCGTAGGTGCGCTGGGCGGCGATCATCTCGACCATCTCTTCCACCACTTGCACGTTCGAGCCTTCCAGCGCGTACTGCTTGAGCTTGCCCAGCGCATCGGTGCCGGGGTTGCCCACGGTGGGGGCGCCGCTGGCGGCGGTCTCGGTGTAGAGGTTGTCGCCGGTGGCCAGCAAGCCGGCCGGATTGACGAAGCCGGCGATGGTGAGCTGGCCCACCTCGGTCTGCGCCGTCTGGCCGCTGACGCTGACCGAGACCACGCCGTTCTCGCCGATGGTCACGCCGGTGGCGTTGGCGGGGATGGTGATCTCCGGCACCAGGGGCAGGCCCTGGGCGGTCACCAGCCGGCCTTCCGAGTCCATCTGCAGCTGGCCGGCGCGCGTGTAGGCGGTGTTGCCATTGGGCAGCGCCACCTGCAGGAAGCCCTGGCCCACGATGGCCACGTCCAGCGCCTGGCTGGTGGTCTGCAGGCTGCCGGTGGTGAACACCTTCTGCGTGCCCAGCACCTTGGTGCCGTTGCCCAGCTGCGTGCCGGAAGGCGACGCGGTGTTGTTGTCGCGTTGCGCGCCGGGCTGCTGGTCCACCTGGTAGAACAGGTCCTGGAACATCACGCGGTCGCGCTTGAAGCCGACGGTGTTGACGTTGGCCAGGTTGTTGGCAATGGCCTGCAGCTTGGCGTCCTGCGCCTGCACACCGGTCTTGCTGATCCACATTGCGGGGTTCATCGAAAACTCCTCATTCCCTGATCAAACGGTTGCCGGACTCGGCCATCGAGTCGGCGGCCTTGTAGAGCTTCATCTGCACCTCGAAGTCGCGGTTCAGGCTCATGGTGGCCACCATCTCCTCGACGGCGGACACGTTGCTGCCTTCCAGCGCACCGGCCTGCAGCTGCGCGTTGTCGTCGGCGGCCAGCGGCTGGCCGTTGCGCGGCACGATGAGGCCCGCCTCGTTCTTGGTGATCTGGCCGACCTCGGGCGTCACCAGCTTCAGCTTGTCCACCGCCTGCATCTCGGCTTCGCCGGGCGCCTGGATGGACACGGTGCCGTCGACGCCGATGCTCAGCTTCTCGTACGGCGGCAGCACGACGGGGCCGCCGTCGCCCATCAGCGGGCGGCCGTCCACCTTCAGCGCGCCGTCGGCGTCGATCTGGATGGCGCCGGCGCGGGTGTAGGCCTCGCCGCCGTTCCACTGCACGGCCAGATAGGCATTGCCCTGCAGCGCCACGTCCAGGTCGCGGCCGGTGGCGCGCACGGCGCCAGCGCGTGAGGTGACCGCATTGGTCTCCAGCTTGGCCATGTGGCGGGCGTCGAAGCCGGTGCCGGGCACGGCCTCGCTCAGCGCCATGTCCAGGTCGGCGCGGAAGCCGTTGGTTTCCAGGTTGGCCAGGTTGTTGGCGTGCACCTGCTGCGCCCGCATCGAGCGCTCGGCGCCGCTCATCAGCGTGTAGATCAAGGCGTCCATCGCGTGGTGTCCTCAGTGCCCGATCAGACCGCCTGCATCAGCGACTGCATCATCTCGTTCTCGGTGGACAGCACCTTGGTGTTGGCCTGGTAGTTGCGCTGGGCGGACATCAGGCCCACCAGTTCGCCCGTCATGTCGACGTTGGACTGCTCGATGGAGCCGGTGGTCAGCTTGCCCGTCATGCCGGTGCCGGCCGCGAACAGCAGCGCCTCGCCGGAGGCGGTGGAGGCCACCCAGCTGGTGTCGCTGACCGGGGTCAGTGCACCTTCGGACGGGAAGGCCGCCAGCGCCACGGTGCCCACGCGCTTCTTCTGGCCGTTGCTGTACTGCGCCATCACCGAGCCGTCTTCTTCCAGCGCGGTGCTGATCAGCGTGCCCGAGGCATAGCCGTTGGCGCTGTTGACGGTGGGCACCGACTCACCCGCGTACTGCGTCGTGCCCGCATAGTCGATCGCCACCGTCAGCGCATTGGCGCCGGTGGGCGTGCCCAGGTTCAGCGACACCGGGGCGGTGGGCGAGGTCAGCACGCCGTTGGTGTCGAAGGTGAGCGACTGCGTGGTGGCCACGGCCGCGCCGTCGAAGGTGTAGTGCACGTCGATGGCGTTGGTGCCGGTCTTGACGAAGTACTGCGTGACCGTGTGCTTGGTGCCCAGCGAGTCGTACACCGGCGTGACGTTGGAGCTGTTGAAGGTCAGCGGATCGGCAGGGTTGAAGGGCGTGATGGTGGGCACCGTCCAGTCGCGCGACAGGTTGCTCACGTACTTCAGCGTGTCGCTGGCGTTGGCCGCGATCTGGCCGTTGGGCACCGTCAGGTCGCCCAGCGCGCCCAGCGCGGTGCTGCCTTCCACCGCGGCATAACCCTGCACCTTGCGGCCGCTGCCGTCGATCACCGCGCCGTCCTTGTCCACCGAGAACATGCCCACGCGGCTGTACACCATGGTGCCGCTGGCATCGCGCGAGACGAAGAAGCCGCGGCCGCTGATGGCGGCGTCCATGCTGCGGCCGGTGCTGGTGACGCTGCCGCCTTCTTCGATGCTCTGCGTGATGGAAGAGACTTCGGCGCCCGTGGCCTGGGTGCCCGCGTACATGGAGGCGAAGTTGGCGCGGCCGGCCTTGAAGCCCGCGGTGCCGGAGTTGGCGATGTTGTTCGAGATGGTGTCCAGCTCGGCATTGATGGCGTTGATGCCGGACAGGGCGATGGCGAAGCTCATGTCGGTTCCTTCGGGTACGTCAAGGTTGTGCGGTGGTGCGGCCGTGGAAGGCGGTGATCGCGTCGGGGGCGGTTTCGCCCACGCTGGAGACGTCGACCACCACGCCACCGTTGGCGGCCAGGCGCACGCTGCTGAGCGTGCCCTGCAGGCTGATGGCGGGGGCGGCCTGCTGATCGGCCTCCACCCGGATGGCATAGCGGCCGGCCGGCAGGCCGAGGGTGCTGCGGTCGAGGCTGAAGTCCACGTTGCCGGCGCTGCGCGTGCCCAGGTCGATGCGGCGCTCGGTGCCGCCGTCGGAGGTGAGCACCAGCGTGGTCTTGGCGCTGGTGGCGCCCAGCTCGAAGCTGCCGGCCACCGCGCCGTCGCCCAGCTGCACGCTGCTGCTGGTGACGGTGACCTGGCCGCCCACCTGGCCGCCCAGACCCAGCGTCTGCAGGCTTTCCAGCAGCGCGCCGTTCAGCGTGGTCTGGCTGGAGAGCTTCTGCAGCGTCTCGGTCTGGCTCAGCTGCGTGAGCTGCGAGACGAACTCCGAAGGGTCGTTCGGCTCCAGCGGGTTCTGGTTCTTGATCTGCGCCACCAGCAGCGTGGTGAACAGGTTGGACATCTCGCCGTTGGCGCCGATCGCATTGCTGATCGAGCCGCCGGAGGAGCTGCTGCTGGTGGTGTTGTTGGTGAGCAGGCTGGTGGTCATCGCATCAGCCCTCGCCCAGCTTCAGCAGCGACTGCTGCATGCCCTTGATGCGCGACAGCACCTCGACGTTGGTCTCGAAGGCGCGCGAGGCGGACATCATGTCGGTCATCTCGGCCACCGGGCTCACGTTGGGGTAGAAGACCATGCCTTCCTCGTTGGCCAGCGGGTGGTCGGGCTCGTAGGACTTGCGCAGCGGCTCGGTGCTCTGCACCACGTCCAGCACCTGCACCGAGCTGCCGCCCGCGCCTTGCGAGATGGCGGCGAACACCGGCTTGCGGGCCTTGTAGGTGTCGGTCTCGGAGCCGGTGGCCGATTGCGCGTTGGCCAGGTTGCTGGCGATGGTGTTCAGCCGCACGGTCTGGGCCGACATGGCGGAGCCTGCGATCTGGGCGATGTTGCGGAAAGTCATCTCAACGTCCTTCGATGGCCTTGGCCAGACCGCGCAGCTTCATGTTCACGAAGGTCAGGCTGGTCTGGAAATCCGATGCGTTCTGGGAGAAGGCCGCCTGCTCCACGCCCAGCTCGACGGTGTTGCCGTCCTGGGTGGGGTGGAAGGGCACGCGGTACTTCGGGTCCTCGGTGTCTAATGACAGGCCGTCGGCGTCCTCGCCGGCTTCCGTCTGGCGCAGGGTGGCCGCGAAGTCGATGTCGCGGGCCTGGTAGCCGGGCGTGCTCTCGTTGGCGATGTTGGACGCCAGGATCTTGGTGCGCTCTGCCCGCAAAGCCAGCGTGTTGGCATGCGTGCCGAGCGCCTGTTTGAAGTCGATGCTCATGCTGCTCCTTTGCCTGTCTAGAAAATGGGGGTCCGCCGGGTTGCTGGCCTATGCCGCCACGGTGGCCGCGGCACCTGCCGCCGTGCCCACGATGGAAGCCGCGGTGGCCGAAGCCGCCCGCGAAGCCCTGCAGCAGCAGGCCGAACGCGACGGACTGCTGGCGCCGGACATCGAAGTGAGCGTCTCGCCCGTGGGCACCAAGGAGGCGCCGCGCTGCGCCCAGGCGCCGCTGGTCGAGACGATGGAAAACCGTTTTGCCAGCCGCATGCGCTTTTCGGCCCGCTGCCCGGGCGTGGACGGCAGCCGCACCGTGTTCACGGTGCGCGGCACGCTCAGCGCCGAGGTGGTGGTGGCCGCGGCCACCGTGCCTTCG encodes the following:
- the flgH gene encoding flagellar basal body L-ring protein FlgH; protein product: MSTQHRRHAAGLLLAATALLAASGCAHIEPQQAPVLAEEKPLPVMQPVSRRGQAGGVFTPDATWSLHSDSRAFRPGDVLTVVLNETTQSSKSADTKFGKESNIALRAPVIGTSTINANVAAGGSRDFNGSATSSQQNTLQGAITVIVHEVMPGGLLRVSGEKSLYLNQGEEFVRLAGYVRSADIDTDNRVSSQRIANARIAYSGRGTLADSNNPGWLTRFFTSPWMPF
- the flgC gene encoding flagellar basal body rod protein FlgC codes for the protein MTFRNIAQIAGSAMSAQTVRLNTIASNLANAQSATGSETDTYKARKPVFAAISQGAGGSSVQVLDVVQSTEPLRKSYEPDHPLANEEGMVFYPNVSPVAEMTDMMSASRAFETNVEVLSRIKGMQQSLLKLGEG
- the flgA gene encoding flagellar basal body P-ring formation chaperone FlgA; translation: MLLLCLSRKWGSAGLLAYAATVAAAPAAVPTMEAAVAEAAREALQQQAERDGLLAPDIEVSVSPVGTKEAPRCAQAPLVETMENRFASRMRFSARCPGVDGSRTVFTVRGTLSAEVVVAAATVPSGKPLAASDLTLDRRDISSVPDPMSSIDEATGQAPMRPLRPGQVLQKRLLAAPVLVKRGEVVVIEARSGPIQVTASGEALEPGRQGDVVRVRNVNTGKIIRARVVDTGTVQPADMP
- the flgG gene encoding flagellar basal-body rod protein FlgG; this translates as MNPAMWISKTGVQAQDAKLQAIANNLANVNTVGFKRDRVMFQDLFYQVDQQPGAQRDNNTASPSGTQLGNGTKVLGTQKVFTTGSLQTTSQALDVAIVGQGFLQVALPNGNTAYTRAGQLQMDSEGRLVTAQGLPLVPEITIPANATGVTIGENGVVSVSVSGQTAQTEVGQLTIAGFVNPAGLLATGDNLYTETAASGAPTVGNPGTDALGKLKQYALEGSNVQVVEEMVEMIAAQRTYEMNTKVLSAADNMLQYLAQAAR
- the flgB gene encoding flagellar basal body rod protein FlgB; its protein translation is MSIDFKQALGTHANTLALRAERTKILASNIANESTPGYQARDIDFAATLRQTEAGEDADGLSLDTEDPKYRVPFHPTQDGNTVELGVEQAAFSQNASDFQTSLTFVNMKLRGLAKAIEGR
- a CDS encoding flagellar hook protein FlgE, producing the protein MSFAIALSGINAINAELDTISNNIANSGTAGFKAGRANFASMYAGTQATGAEVSSITQSIEEGGSVTSTGRSMDAAISGRGFFVSRDASGTMVYSRVGMFSVDKDGAVIDGSGRKVQGYAAVEGSTALGALGDLTVPNGQIAANASDTLKYVSNLSRDWTVPTITPFNPADPLTFNSSNVTPVYDSLGTKHTVTQYFVKTGTNAIDVHYTFDGAAVATTQSLTFDTNGVLTSPTAPVSLNLGTPTGANALTVAIDYAGTTQYAGESVPTVNSANGYASGTLISTALEEDGSVMAQYSNGQKKRVGTVALAAFPSEGALTPVSDTSWVASTASGEALLFAAGTGMTGKLTTGSIEQSNVDMTGELVGLMSAQRNYQANTKVLSTENEMMQSLMQAV
- a CDS encoding flagellar hook capping FlgD N-terminal domain-containing protein, which translates into the protein MTTSLLTNNTTSSSSSGGSISNAIGANGEMSNLFTTLLVAQIKNQNPLEPNDPSEFVSQLTQLSQTETLQKLSSQTTLNGALLESLQTLGLGGQVGGQVTVTSSSVQLGDGAVAGSFELGATSAKTTLVLTSDGGTERRIDLGTRSAGNVDFSLDRSTLGLPAGRYAIRVEADQQAAPAISLQGTLSSVRLAANGGVVVDVSSVGETAPDAITAFHGRTTAQP
- a CDS encoding flagellar basal body rod protein FlgF, yielding MDALIYTLMSGAERSMRAQQVHANNLANLETNGFRADLDMALSEAVPGTGFDARHMAKLETNAVTSRAGAVRATGRDLDVALQGNAYLAVQWNGGEAYTRAGAIQIDADGALKVDGRPLMGDGGPVVLPPYEKLSIGVDGTVSIQAPGEAEMQAVDKLKLVTPEVGQITKNEAGLIVPRNGQPLAADDNAQLQAGALEGSNVSAVEEMVATMSLNRDFEVQMKLYKAADSMAESGNRLIRE